ACCTGGAACTGTTTTTGTGTCCAGCAGACTGTTCTGTCCGATTGCATTCCAGGAAATCGAAACCCGTGAGAAAAATCCCGGGAGCGCACCGCCCCCCAGTGGGGATGGAGGATGGAGGGATGCGAGCAGGGGCGCCGGGACTCAGCTGGTGTAGCAAAGGGTCGAGAGGGAAACGCCGTTTAGGCAGAGCAGTGACTGCCCCAGAACACAGCAAAAGGGAAACTGGGTTTTGGTCTGCTTTATTAGAAAACAGCTACAGTGAATGTTCAGTGGAACCAGATTAGCGTTCATTTACATTTGGAGCCTGTGCAGTCTATTTTTTTAGGAATGACAGCAAGGTTTGCAAACCGAGACGGATTTTCTTTGGTCACGCAGAACTGAAAAACCAACAAAGTATCTTCAcgcaaacaaataaacaaacaaacaaaccagttCAAACTTAACCTAATGTGCCaaccactggaaaaaaagcaCATCTTTGGAGGAAACAACGTTTCACCAAAGGTACAAATCTTTCATTCCAAAAAGCATTTCACTAGTAGGTGCTGCAAATCCAATTTAACACAATAAATAGTTTAACAAACTTTGGGACCAGGCTGAGCTACTTCAAGTTTCAGGGTAGGTATAGCCGGGAAGTAAATTTCCCACCTGCACATCACATTTCTTTGCCTGATGGGAGGTATTGTGCTGGCAGGAGTAAACTACAGCTGGTCCCCAGTTTTTCTGTGGAGGGAAGGAATTAAGATAATTTAAGGATCTACTGTACAGAGGAAGTGCAAGGGCTGAGCATATATACAGACACTCCCCAGGGGCCCTCTGGCCGTGTTTCCATCCATGCCCCTGCAGCTACGAGCCATCCATCCTCACTGCAGTCTGTGTCACCACAGGGAGCCACCGGGTTTCTTTGAGTTCTGCGGTCAGACAGAAACTGCCCCGGGCACAATCTTACGGATGTGTGTGTAAGACTTCCTGAGGGTAACACTGCCGTGATGAGACACCCCCCGGGGCAGGACACACTCCTCTGTCAGCTTCTGAGTTTCAGGGTCCCAGCAGAGCACTGTTGCAATGACTTCGTTCTTTTCATCTCGGCCCCCGGTGATAAACAGCTTGTTGTTGCAAGGAGAAATCCCACAACTGGCTCTCTCGTGGGTGAACTGAGTCACCAGGCACCATGTGTCTTCCTGGGGGCTGTAGGAGTAGAGGGCTTTCATTGCTCCACCTGGAGAGGAAATGGATATTTGCACTAGCCATTCTTGTAAGGGATTTTAATTAAACCATCCACTTCAACAAGGCTCTGTTCCTGGCATTGGCAAGAATGATTTCTGCCCCAAAGCCAAGAAAAAACAAGGTCACAGGATACTTTATTGTTTTGAAAGCCTGATCTGCAGAAGGCCACTTACTGTTCATAAAGCTGTGGAATTTAAGGTCAGAACAAACTGCTGTGATCATTCAGTGTGACCACAGTGCACCCAGCAACAGACCTTTCCCATACCTGAGGCTTCAGCTAAGGACACAGCTTCAGAAAAATAGTCTTGTTTAAAAGTTTTGATCATGAAGGACCAGGTGTGGTAAGCCAACACTGTGAGAAATGGGTACAGCGTGTTTTCACTGACCCCTCTAACTTCAGTGTCCATCTGTCCATCAGCCTCCTGCCTGGAGGACTTTTCAAAAGCCCCTTCCTTGATTAGGAGTTTGTCAGACTGAACCAATAATCTTCTTATGGGTTTTTTAAACAGGGAACCCTCAGgttctctgtgttttccagatCTGCAGTTATTCTTGAAATGTTTTGTACACCTTTTCAGTTTTGGAGAGTCCTTTTCTCAAAACAAATTTGTCAATATTCAATTCTCAAGTAAGGCTATGGAAATATGTTGCCTCCTGAAACTACCAACAGCAAAATGGTTCCTATTCTGAAATCTGCAGGGATTGGATGTGTCTTCTGTAGTGGCTGTACAGAATCAAAAAATCATGGAATtcttaggttggaagggacctctgaacatcatccagcctaaaccttcTGCCAAGGAAGGGTCACCTGGAGCcggtgacacaggaacacagacaggtgggtttggaatgtctgaAGAGAGGGacactccacaccctccctgggcaccctgttcAGGTGTTCTGCCACCCTccatggaaagaagttcttcctcatgttgaagTGGAACTTCTtatgttttagtttatggccattacTCCCTGTCTTGTTggtgggcaccactgaaaagaggtACCATCCGCTCGGCACCACTTGAGTAGGGCTGGGGGACCCTCTAAGCCACAGTCTTACTGATGAgatgcagcagtgccagggatcCCCCCTGCTGGCAAAATGAGCATTTATCTATTGTATTTCTAATAAATGCTGGGTCTGACAATGCTAGTCCTGTACTTGAGGGATGATCCAGTCATTGTGAGGTGACTTAAGTTTTATTTCCCAACTGGAGCAGACTGAAAACAGATGTTGTTAGTTGTAGTGATTCATCTGGCAGTTGGTAATGCATCAGTCTGGGTAATTTGATTGCTTTGGATACAGTAACCAAATACTCTTCTATCTTTTAAATTTCAGGTGGGGCTGATTTCTACCCAGTTGAACTAGATTTGGTTCTCAGATAGGTAAACAAGAGATTTATTGGTGGATGTCCCTGTCTGAAAGGTGCTGAATGAATGTAACTGGAGTATTGTGTCAGTTTTTATCAGGAGTCGTATCAGTCAGCCTGTAAGTCACGTGCCTTCTCGGTCTGTCATCCTGGACAAGCAGGATGAGGCCAATCCGTGTGCTGAGGAGAAGCATAAGGAATGTGCACAAAAGgtgcatgcatatatatatgtgcacacAAATGCAGATTATCAATCTCCCTTCAGAACACCATTTATTATTTGAATACTCCAGCTCTATGTCAGCTCTCAGCACGATATTGATTATACTGCAAGTGAGAAACATCCTGCTCCAAGGCTGAGAGGCAAGAATTTTTCAAAACTTctgtttggaaaacaaaagttctactttctttcttttggtttttccAGCACTATCTCAAGAAGTGTGCAGGACCCCTCCTCCCTCCATAGTTCAGCTCACCACCATCAAACTTATTCCCCCATCTTtgcacccagctctgccaaTTGGCTGAATTAACTCCAAGTGCAATCTAGTGAAGAGTTCTGGTTCTTTGGgtctctgtggctctgctccAACAATCTGCTCCTAGTACTCTTATCCCTGCATAAATCCTGCATGCAGTGGGCTGTGTAATGCCCCTGGAGAGGAGAGGGCACATGATGTAGCCATGAAATCATGCCCTTGCTACTATGAGCACAGCTTTGGATGGCTTTGAACTGTCTCTGGGCTAGTTCCAGCTTTCCAAGATACCAACCACACTGACAGGGATTTTGATTTGGTGACTCTTCACTGCTGCCTGTGAATGTGCTGCATTCCCATCCCTCACTAAGCTCAATGGGAAGAGCCACCTGACTTCTTATACTCCACAGAGTTTGTGGGTTGAACCAACACACAGAAGGAACCCAGACAAGCCCTTGATGCTTCACTTACCCACCACGTAAATGTGGTCCCGGAAGCTGGCGGCGTTGATGCACTTGGCTTCCACCGGCATCGGAGCCTTCAGGCTCCAGGTGTTGATGGTGGGGTCGTAGCACTGAGTCTTGTCCGTGGCCAGCTTGCCATTGGGCCCTCCCCCAATCACGTAGAGCCTCTTCTTGTAGCTTGCTGCTGCAAAGGAGCTCACATTCACCATGAGGGGAGCAGCCTGTGGACCATAAATATCTTTAGTAACCATCTGGAGGAGTCAGGCTGATGCCCATGGGATGTGAGCTGGTGGAATTTTAAGGCTTTTAAGTTCCCTTTTTAAGTAGGGTTCAGAAGATAACATTTCTAGGGATAAGGGAAAAGTGTGTTTCATCTTTGTCCTATGACTGCAGAAATGCTTAAGAAAAATATGCTCAGCTCAActgctgaaattaaaattacatgATCAACAATTCAAAAGCTGGGAATGTCAGAAATGCCCCAAATCTCCTTTACACACTTacatacactgaaaaaaaaatgaaatttgttcATACCAATCTTTCTACTTGCAGCTGCGATTGTTAGTTTCATTCACATTGCTTTGTATAATCTAAAAACTAAGGGTTGCATCTGCCATTATGATGCCTAGTCTCATTACTGTCATGGATTAATTGGCTGCCTAATTCTCTCCTCTTAGTGCTTGAAGTACAGTTAATAgaagtgtgggttttttcacccTGTTTACCTTGAAACTTGTACTTTCAGCTTAAATGTACCATATATAATGCACAGGCTGATAtacacattttatatatataatgtaacAGAGAGTGTTCAGCCTGTGCTCTGGTTCATGTACACTGTACTCATCCTTACTGACTACTAGCTTTAAAAACCAACCAAGAAAAGGAAAGTTAGACATTAGTTGTCTCACAAGCAATAAGTGATCAGCAATCCAGGGATTTTTACTTTCTGAAGGATATGCATGTCTATAGAAAAAAGTATTTAGTGTTTTACAGAGCAGAAATACTTAAAAGAATTGTACAAGATCATTTTTATGATTCCAAGCCCTAACCTTTTATGATTAAAATGTTCCAAATGAGTTAAATATCATGGGATCCAGCATCTTACCTCTGACCAGCAGTTATGAAAGGGATCATAGGCTTCCATGCTGTTGATTCTCTGCATGCCATCAAAGCCACCAATGACATACACTTtgccacccagcactgccattttGTGCCTCCATCGCCCAATATTGAGATACTCAATTTGTATCCATTTGTTGATGGAGGCGTTGTATTTCCAGACATCATGCTTTGTTTCTTTGCCACCTGTGGTGTACATGACACATGTAAACATGACAGAATAGCTTGTATTTACTCAAAATCTCCtatatgtttaaatataaatatgttcTCTCACAATAGAAAATAAGTAATTGTTACTTATTATTAACTTCTTAATTGCCTACACTAAAGGCCTGGCCCTCTTATAGCGGAAGAAAATTTCTGCATTTAGTTTACTTAGTAGTGAAGGAAACTCTGCACATTTTCCACAGCTAAATATTCAGGAAAGATAAATCACTGTTCCTCACTTTACCAGACCACAACCACTTTCATTTCAAAACTGAGTGCACAAGCAACCACACACAGCGTGGTGATATGCAGGAAACTTTTGTCTACCACTGGGGCTTTGCAGAATGCAGCAAAGggacaaaaaccaaacaaacatgaTTTACACAAGATAGCAGAGGATGCTGCAGCTGGTAGTGCCAAATCCCTCAAAGACAAGCCTGCACTGGGGAGCTGCCAGTTTGTGCTGGGTGGATCCAGCCAGCCTCGTGGTTGGCAGTGTAAAGCAAAAGACTTGACTCTGAACTCCCACCAACAGTAGACCTGCATGACCTGTTGCAAGGTTTGCTATTCAACCATTGGACCATGTGGCTGGGATCTCATTTTTGTACCTCTCCTTCTGGACTCTTTCCCTGCAGACTTGAATTTGCTTCATATTTATAGCTCAAAGATCAGAACTGGACCCTGCAAACTCATTCTAGAGCTGACTTGCAAGTGAGTCTTTCCTCGTGCTAAAGCAGAGAGCAGTGCTTTTAAACAAGCACTTTTGTTTGGTACAGTTATTGAACTGTAATACAAACGGATCTAGTTAAGCCTGAAACCACATTTACAGACTGAGTAGCTTATTCCATCATATGCAACCTGATTAAACATTTGCTTCACTGGTGAATATACTGAAAAGAGAATTCATATTCTATTGAGAAAGTGTCTGCCTTCATTGGTATTCTGTCCTGCAGCCAGATCACTGCAAACTGATGGAGCCTATCTCTGGGCCAAATAGCAGATTGAATGGGAGATAATTAGCATGCTAGAAAGAGTCGTTTGTAATGCTTTTGTCTCAGTATTTTTCACATGTATGTGTTGAATTTTATTTGCACTCAAATAGTTGAAGTGGCTGAAGGGCCTGAATGCAGCATTCATGGCTACAATGGGGCTGAGAGACTGCAGGTGTTCCCCTTACTCTCCCTAGAAATTTCCCTTTGACTTGTGCTTTCCTGCACAGGCTGAAACTCTGGTAGGAGCCTGAGCTGGACCAGAGGGTGAATTTGCTGCTCATCAGGGGACAGCGAGAGATTTTTCAGAGAACTGgaggtttattttgtttctgttctttctaTGGACAACAATTCTTTCTAAATTGAGGGAAAATCATTCCTAAGTTTGTAAAGCTAACAGAATGTCAGTTTTAGTTATCCTACAAATGTAGTGTTTCAGGTCATCCAGTCAAAGCATTTAAACTGTTCGGGGTAAATCATGATCTAACAGTAATCATAATCTTGTGCAAAGGACTTTCCTATTGTTTAGATCCTAAAAGAACAGGGAAAACTCCAGACTGTACCAAGACACTGAAGGAAATAACCACAATGGAGGGGAGATAAGTTAGGAAAGATGCAACTCAAGTTTcaggagaaaagcaaattacaggagctaaaagaaagaaaatgagtagAAAGATACACAAGAAGAGGCAGATTTTAATTTGCATTGAGACACTAATAATTTGGTTTAGCTAGAAAAAACTCTACTAATGGCTTTGGTTCACTGGGCTTTTTATTTGTGTGGAAAGAGCAAAAAGGAGAAAGGCAAAgaggggatggagagagagagtcaaagacaggaaataaagcagagaagaaagaaagagaacgTGTGAGAATAGAAGCAAAGGGGAAGCCAGCTTAGACTCGCCACAGCAGGAAATATGGTAGCCTTGGACTGGAGAGAGCCTGGATAGACCATAAAAGAAATGTGGAGAAGAGACACTGAAAAAGATGCCAGGAATGGAAGGATGCAAAAAGTCTATAACCTTTAAAATGAGGAAACAATAAGAGATTAAAGGCAAATGGAAAAGAGACCTCTCAGCTTAAGGGTGTGAGGGTGTGAGGGATATTCCCTAGCTGAGGTGTTCATCAAGGTTTCCCTCTACAGCTAACTTTTAACAGAGGGACTGATGCCACCTTTTTATGGTGAGCTGAAAGGGAAATCCTCCTTTGTAACTAGGGGAGGAATAGTCTTATTCTTATCCCAGGATAAGGATTTGATAAACTTTCAATTGAAATGAAGTACCAAAAATTTGTGGATTCCCTAAAGAAGGAAGGCACTGGACCACTATTCACACTTAAGCAAAGCATTCAGACTTTGGCCCTCCTTTCTACTCTCCTGTTTTAAGGGAGTGTGGAATTTGGTGGATGattttgtaggaaaaaaggGGATCCTACCCATGGAGTCCCTGCTCTGTAACATGACAGTGATGAAAAGCTTGCTGTCACTTTTCCTCTGTAAAGCAGAACGAGATTATCAGACTTGTTTTTGACAGGCCACCAAAACCAGCTGCTAAACTGACTAGCAAGCTTGagtttaacatttttaattgcCAAAGTAAAAACTCTGTAGCCACAGAATCAAACTTGTGTGTGGAGCTCAACTCTATTTGCATGGAAAACTAAATATGCCTCCTGAAGCTTTCAAGATGAGGGCCAGCAAATGGGATATTTAGACCCATGTCTGGACTGTTTGGCTTTATCTGGCTTTGACAGTTTATACTGCCAAGTTAATAACTGCAAGCTGGCACTTCTGGAGTCCTGTCTGATGGCTCTGAGGTGCTCCTGAAAGTGCAGTTTCCAGGGAGCAATCAAACAGCAGTGACAGTTCCCTGCAGCTTCTTCACTGATTGTTCAGAACCTGTCAGATTCTGGCAGGGTTTTGCTTATGCATGTGAAGCTGCAAATGGACATGTCACAGGAGGACGTTGGAGCAATTGTTCATGTTATGTTTGGCAAACTGTTCTCCAGAGCCCTTGTGTGACCACGGTCCTGAGAGTTTAGGGTCACTGATTGTTTAGGGTGCTGCTTCACAAGTACACATGAATATTGAAACTGTTTAAAAAGGAATCCTATGCTAAAATCAGAACTAGGCAGTGTCCTCACACCTCCAGTGCTCTCTGGAGCCTGTTCAAAGCTGAAGCATTAGAATACCTGCAGTGCTTAATTTTCCTAAAGCTGCCTCGAGCACAGTCTCgataaaatctgaaaacaatTGTGAGAACCCTCTGCTCCCCTTTTGCCCTCCCAATGTCTCGTTCCTTACCCGATATGTAGACTTCATTTTTTAGCGTAATGCATGCAAACTCCACCCACTTTTTATTCTCATTCTCCGGCTCCTGCTCTGTGATTGGTAATTTTGCCACTTCCAGGCGGCTTCGCCTCAAAGGATCCAGGCAAGTCACTTCTGCTACAAACTTCTCATCTTTTGTACAGCCCCCTATGATCATAAACACCTCAGACTGGAACTCGTGCATCCTGGGCTTGGTCCTTTCTGTAATAATCTAAATGCAAGTGAGACAGAGTGAATACACAGGGCACTTACACCTACAATTACAGAAAGGTCTGGTGACCTTTTTTCTGATTACCTGTTTTGCAAATCACAACAGGCTTACATCAGCCCAAACAATTATCCAATGCCTTGTAAGCTGAAAGCCTGGAAAGCATCCTAGAAGCATTCAGAAAAGAGTGCTGTATCCTTCTTTCAGCAAGATTTTTTCCAACTCTGGACTTAGTTGCTTTTGCCTACCCACTGGGATCCTTTCAGGTCCTTTTGGGGAATTACCAGGCTGATACCAAGAGCTATGAAGGTGAGCAGTGGTGACAGGGCTGGGTGCATGTCAAGCAGCTGAAAAGGACAGGTTTTATTTGGGCTGATAGAGTGAGAGCAAAGTAGGAGGGCCCCAAGTTTTGTGTATGCCCTGGAGACCTTGGAGAGAGCGAGGCTGTAGTTACTGCTACCAGAAAATAAGTGCTCTCATTATTTGTCCTGAAGAGCTATGTTACACTGACAAAGCAATAACAGGTCTCAGctgaggagggttttttttatttgtttctttgtacaTAAGCTTTTATTTCAAGCCAAAATTAGAAGAGTTACTTAAAGCCAGCACCAGGCTCTGAAACATGGTTAGCTCTAATTTACTGCCTGTCAGCTCAGTTTATTGGCCAGGTCTTTGTTTCAGGGACACTGGAAGAAGTCACTTCCCAGGTAGATATTCACCAGGAGCAAAGAATGCAGAGAGTGCTTGGAAACTTGTGTTCTGCTTGGAGGAAATACAAGACCCACAGGTTaaatgctgtgccagggggcaGCTTGCTTAAAGTTTTACTTCTTATTCTACTTTTAACATGATTCTACAAATGGGCATAACTTAcctatattaaaattattatttacgCAGATGTGAATCTTCCATTTTGACTATGTTCAGGAAAATTaggcaaatttttttaaaacatctgtCCCAGAACTTGCCAGCTTTCAGGACTCTGTTCTAACCTGCCTGCCACCAGTGCCAGACGTCAGCCTGGGGGagggcagctggcactgccGGCTGTCCCTTTGAAGATGAGAGTAATGAGTGTTCAGCCCAGGGCAACACTCCCTTTGTGTATCCCACGTGGACCTGACAGCACTGCTGAGTGAGACAAGGCTTCCTCGAGGAGTTCCCACCAGATTGGCAGGCGCTGCCCCAGGTCACCCTGTGCTGTCTTACGCAGTCACTGGCACAAAAAGCACTTGGTCTCTCCCCCCATTCCAGTGACACATCCACTGTTAGTGACGGGTCCACAACATGCTCCTAAGGCCTTCTGCCCTTCTCTGACTCTCTGACTGAGGAGACACACACGTTTCCTCACATGCTCACATACTTTGCTCCTGTTATGAAATCTGACCTTTTGGCTGCTCTCCGCTCTACCCCATATTTTGGGCAATGAAATGTGACTGATACCTAAGCTTCCAAAGAGAACATGCACTTGAAGAACTGGAGATCCACCACAGCCTGCCTTGAGAAAGCAGGACAGGACTTGACTGGATGTCAGGATGaacctgtgtgtttgtgtgcagggAGCTCTACAAATGGCACATAGACAGACCTCTCCTATGGGAAGAGATTGTCTTCTGCACAGGAGATTCTTTATGAAACATTTGCCCTCATAAGTAACAGGTGGAGATGTTGCATATTCACATTTGAAAGAGTCAT
This is a stretch of genomic DNA from Pithys albifrons albifrons isolate INPA30051 chromosome 11, PitAlb_v1, whole genome shotgun sequence. It encodes these proteins:
- the KLHL6 gene encoding kelch-like protein 6 isoform X1 produces the protein MGDTLEKSSEEPEISLDNECLRMGDLVEVSSGERVKFDDTGLSLVLQNGLENLRLENSLTDVILCVDSREFSCHRVVLAAASNYFRAMFCNDLREKYEEKIILKGVDAETMNILLDYTYTSKMLITKQNVQKVLEAASLFQFLRMVDACASFLTEALQPENCVGILRLADAHALHSLKQQVQNYIIQNFTQVLNYEEFLELPADILCSTLKSDDLYVTEEAQVFETVMNWVRYKESERFSLLPYVLENVRLPLLDPWYFVETVEADQLIRQCPDVFPLLQEARMYHLSGNEIITERTKPRMHEFQSEVFMIIGGCTKDEKFVAEVTCLDPLRRSRLEVAKLPITEQEPENENKKWVEFACITLKNEVYISGGKETKHDVWKYNASINKWIQIEYLNIGRWRHKMAVLGGKVYVIGGFDGMQRINSMEAYDPFHNCWSEAAPLMVNVSSFAAASYKKRLYVIGGGPNGKLATDKTQCYDPTINTWSLKAPMPVEAKCINAASFRDHIYVVGGAMKALYSYSPQEDTWCLVTQFTHERASCGISPCNNKLFITGGRDEKNEVIATVLCWDPETQKLTEECVLPRGVSHHGSVTLRKSYTHIRKIVPGAVSV